In Pseudomonas fluorescens, one genomic interval encodes:
- a CDS encoding mechanosensitive ion channel family protein, whose product MDFKQLWLNAQDLWGALEKHPFLQSGLALMLLLVIALVLGRVARYLILHASRMLGRQPALHWINDFRHNKVFQRLAQMTPSLVIQFGLHLVPELSKTAMTFLGNVALSFTILFLLLSVSALLNALLDIYARTEHARTRSIKGYVQLAKMVLYVFGAIIIVATLIDRSPLLLLSGLGAMSAVILLVYKDTLLSFVASVQLTSNDMLRVGDWIEMPQVGADGDVVDITLHTVKVQNFDKTIVSIPTWRLMSESFRNWRGMQQSGGRRIKRSLFIDASGVRFIRDDEEEKLSQVHLLTGYMGRKKAELKAWNEAQGNVAAMSANRRRMTNIGTFRAYALAYLKSHPEVQPNMTCMVRQMQTTAQGIPLEIYCFTTTTVWADYERIQGDIFDYLLAVLPEFGLSLYQQPSGGDLRSGLLPAVLGSAHIPEPQKHLL is encoded by the coding sequence ATGGATTTCAAACAGCTCTGGCTCAACGCCCAAGACCTCTGGGGTGCCCTCGAAAAGCACCCATTCCTGCAATCCGGCCTGGCGCTGATGCTGCTACTGGTGATCGCGCTGGTCCTCGGACGAGTGGCACGCTATCTGATCCTGCATGCCAGCCGCATGCTCGGGCGCCAGCCGGCCTTGCACTGGATCAACGACTTTCGCCACAACAAGGTGTTTCAGCGCCTGGCGCAGATGACGCCGTCGCTGGTGATCCAGTTCGGCCTGCACCTGGTGCCGGAACTGAGCAAAACCGCGATGACTTTCCTCGGCAACGTGGCGCTGTCCTTCACCATCCTGTTCCTGCTGCTGTCGGTCAGCGCCCTGCTCAATGCGCTGCTGGACATCTACGCCCGCACCGAACACGCCCGCACCCGCTCGATCAAGGGCTATGTGCAACTGGCGAAAATGGTCTTGTACGTGTTTGGTGCGATCATCATCGTCGCCACCCTCATCGACCGTTCGCCGCTGTTGCTGCTCTCCGGTCTGGGTGCGATGTCGGCGGTGATTCTGTTGGTCTACAAGGACACCCTGCTGTCGTTCGTCGCCAGCGTACAGCTGACCAGCAACGACATGCTGCGGGTCGGCGACTGGATCGAGATGCCGCAAGTCGGCGCCGATGGCGATGTGGTCGACATCACCTTGCACACGGTCAAGGTGCAGAACTTCGACAAGACCATCGTTTCGATCCCGACCTGGCGCCTGATGTCCGAATCGTTCCGCAACTGGCGCGGCATGCAGCAGTCTGGCGGGCGGCGGATCAAGCGCAGCCTGTTCATCGACGCCAGCGGCGTGCGCTTCATTCGTGACGATGAGGAAGAAAAGCTCTCCCAGGTGCACCTGCTGACCGGCTACATGGGCCGCAAGAAAGCCGAGCTCAAGGCTTGGAACGAGGCGCAGGGCAACGTCGCCGCGATGTCGGCCAACCGCCGGCGCATGACCAACATCGGCACCTTCCGCGCTTATGCGCTGGCGTATTTGAAGAGTCACCCGGAGGTGCAGCCGAACATGACCTGCATGGTGCGGCAGATGCAGACCACGGCGCAGGGAATTCCGCTGGAAATCTACTGCTTCACGACCACCACGGTGTGGGCCGATTACGAGCGGATTCAGGGGGATATTTTCGATTATCTGCTGGCGGTGCTGCCGGAGTTCGGTTTGAGCCTGTATCAGCAGCCGAGTGGCGGGGATTTGCGTTCGGGGTTGTTGCCGGCTGTACTCGGCTCAGCGCACATACCAGAACCACAAAAACACCTCCTATAA
- a CDS encoding carboxylate/amino acid/amine transporter, with the protein MGYLLFVTLIQAFSFSLIGEYLAGHVDSYFAVLVRVVLAGLVFIPLTRWRSVEPSFMRGMLLIGALQFGITYVCLYLSFRVLTVPEVLLFTILTPLHVTLIEDALNRRFNPWALVAALVAVGGAAVIRFDRINPDFFMGFLLLQLANFTYAAGQVLYKHLVAKHPSDLPHYRRFGFFYLGALAVVLPAFLLFGKSNFLPEAPLQWGVLLFLGLVSTALGMYWWNKGACMVNGGTLAVMNNLHVPVGLLLNLLIWNQHEELGRLLLGGSVILAAVWISRLGIRKTQATA; encoded by the coding sequence ATGGGCTATCTACTTTTTGTCACGCTGATCCAGGCGTTTTCCTTCAGTCTGATCGGCGAATACCTCGCCGGGCATGTCGACAGCTACTTTGCAGTGCTGGTGCGCGTGGTGCTGGCCGGGCTGGTGTTCATTCCGTTGACCCGCTGGCGCTCGGTGGAGCCTTCGTTCATGCGCGGCATGCTGCTGATCGGCGCGTTGCAGTTCGGCATCACCTACGTTTGCCTGTACCTGAGCTTCCGTGTGCTGACGGTGCCGGAGGTGTTGCTGTTCACGATCCTCACGCCGCTGCACGTGACGCTGATCGAAGATGCGCTGAACCGCCGCTTCAATCCGTGGGCGCTGGTGGCCGCGTTGGTAGCGGTGGGCGGTGCGGCGGTGATTCGTTTTGACCGGATCAACCCGGATTTCTTCATGGGCTTTTTGCTGCTGCAACTGGCCAACTTCACCTACGCCGCAGGGCAGGTGCTGTACAAGCATCTGGTGGCAAAACACCCGAGTGATCTGCCGCACTACCGACGTTTCGGCTTCTTCTATCTCGGCGCGTTGGCGGTGGTGTTGCCGGCGTTTCTGCTGTTCGGCAAGTCCAACTTCCTGCCCGAAGCGCCGTTGCAATGGGGCGTGTTGCTGTTCCTCGGTCTGGTCTCGACGGCGCTGGGGATGTACTGGTGGAACAAGGGCGCGTGCATGGTTAACGGCGGCACGCTGGCGGTGATGAACAACCTGCATGTGCCGGTGGGCTTGCTGCTGAACCTGCTGATCTGGAATCAGCATGAGGAACTGGGACGGTTGTTGCTGGGCGGGAGTGTGATTCTGGCGGCGGTGTGGATCAGCCGGTTGGGCATCCGCAAAACTCAAGCCACCGCATAA
- a CDS encoding papain-like cysteine protease family protein, with amino-acid sequence MLTTQATSFTGESLPRCLVGHLIDPQLVEVEATAQTAALAAANLNFTMQKQTQTNWCWAAVSASVGNYYGTGSWTQCGVASTQLDRNCCSQPGPCNVYGYLDSALRTTRSYNGMNQGSLQMSAIQNQINMGRPVGLRCAWYGGGAHFLAIYGTNGNYVLIADSIYGYSTRALNSFPGSYNGGGNWTHTYFTAKN; translated from the coding sequence ATGTTAACCACTCAAGCAACATCGTTCACCGGCGAGAGCCTGCCAAGGTGCCTTGTTGGCCACCTGATCGACCCGCAACTGGTCGAGGTTGAAGCCACTGCGCAAACGGCGGCACTGGCCGCTGCCAACCTTAACTTCACGATGCAGAAACAGACTCAGACCAACTGGTGCTGGGCCGCCGTTTCCGCTTCGGTCGGCAACTACTACGGCACCGGGTCATGGACGCAGTGCGGCGTCGCCAGCACCCAGCTGGACCGCAATTGCTGCAGTCAGCCGGGGCCGTGCAACGTCTATGGCTACCTGGATTCGGCCCTGCGGACCACCCGCAGCTATAACGGGATGAATCAGGGTTCGCTGCAGATGTCGGCCATTCAGAACCAGATCAACATGGGCCGCCCGGTCGGCCTGCGTTGTGCCTGGTATGGTGGCGGTGCGCACTTCCTGGCGATCTACGGCACCAACGGCAACTACGTGCTGATCGCCGACTCGATCTACGGTTACTCGACCCGCGCGCTGAACTCATTCCCCGGTTCGTACAACGGCGGCGGCAACTGGACTCACACTTACTTCACCGCGAAAAACTAG
- a CDS encoding DEAD/DEAH box helicase, with translation MFSQFALHERLLKAVAELKFVEPTPVQAAAIPLALQGRDLRVTAQTGSGKTAAFVLPILNRLIGPAKIRVSIKTLILLPTRELAQQTLKEVERFSQFTFIKSGLITGGEDFKVQAAMLRKVPDILIGTPGRMIEQLNAGNLDLKEVEVLVLDEADRMLDMGFAEDVQRLVDECPNRQQTMLFSATTGGSGLREMIAKVLNNPEHLQLNAVSQLNSTTRQQIITADHNQHKEQIVNWLLANETYQKAIVFTNTRAMADRIYGRLVAQEYKAFVLHGEKDQKDRKLAIDRLKQGGVKILVATDVAARGLDVDGLDLVINFDMPRSGDEYVHRIGRTGRAGNDGLAISLICHGDWNLMSSIERYLKQSFERRTIKEVKGTYGGPKKVKASGKAVGVKKKKTDAKGDKKKTAAKTPTKRKSANRPKPDSLVSSDGMAPLKRRKPAEPAAE, from the coding sequence GTGTTTTCCCAATTCGCCCTGCACGAACGCCTGCTCAAAGCCGTGGCCGAGCTGAAATTTGTCGAGCCAACGCCTGTGCAAGCAGCGGCCATTCCGCTGGCGCTCCAGGGGCGTGACCTGCGGGTGACGGCGCAAACCGGTAGCGGCAAGACCGCCGCTTTTGTCCTGCCGATCCTCAACCGCCTGATCGGCCCGGCGAAGATCCGCGTCAGCATCAAGACCCTGATCCTGCTGCCGACCCGCGAACTGGCCCAGCAGACCCTGAAAGAAGTTGAACGCTTCTCGCAGTTCACCTTCATCAAGTCCGGCCTGATCACCGGCGGTGAAGACTTCAAGGTGCAGGCCGCGATGCTGCGCAAGGTGCCGGACATCCTGATCGGTACGCCGGGCCGGATGATCGAGCAACTCAACGCCGGCAACCTCGACCTGAAAGAAGTCGAAGTGCTGGTGCTCGACGAAGCCGACCGTATGCTCGACATGGGCTTCGCCGAAGACGTGCAACGTCTGGTCGACGAATGCCCGAACCGTCAGCAGACCATGCTGTTCTCCGCCACCACCGGTGGTTCCGGCCTGCGCGAGATGATCGCCAAGGTGCTGAACAACCCTGAGCATCTGCAGCTCAACGCGGTCAGCCAGCTGAACTCGACCACCCGCCAGCAAATCATCACCGCCGACCACAATCAGCACAAAGAGCAGATTGTGAACTGGCTGCTGGCCAACGAGACCTACCAGAAGGCCATCGTCTTCACCAACACCCGGGCCATGGCCGACCGCATTTACGGCCGCCTCGTGGCTCAGGAATACAAGGCGTTCGTGCTGCACGGCGAGAAAGACCAGAAGGATCGCAAACTGGCGATCGACCGTCTGAAGCAGGGCGGCGTGAAGATTCTGGTAGCGACCGACGTCGCGGCCCGTGGTCTGGACGTTGATGGCCTGGATCTGGTGATCAACTTCGACATGCCACGCAGCGGCGACGAATACGTGCACCGCATCGGTCGTACCGGCCGCGCAGGCAACGACGGTCTGGCGATCTCGCTGATCTGCCACGGCGACTGGAACCTGATGTCGAGCATCGAGCGCTACCTCAAGCAGAGCTTCGAGCGCCGCACCATCAAGGAAGTCAAAGGCACCTACGGCGGGCCGAAGAAGGTCAAGGCCTCGGGCAAGGCTGTCGGGGTGAAGAAGAAAAAGACCGACGCCAAGGGCGACAAGAAGAAGACCGCCGCCAAGACCCCGACCAAGCGCAAGAGCGCCAACCGTCCGAAGCCGGATTCGCTGGTGAGCAGCGACGGCATGGCCCCGCTCAAGCGTCGCAAGCCGGCTGAGCCAGCGGCTGAGTAA